The following nucleotide sequence is from Pochonia chlamydosporia 170 chromosome 4, whole genome shotgun sequence.
GAACAATGTGCTTGATATCTTTGAGTGACCCGGCCTGCACAGTGGCagccgaagccatcaacgagAAAGCAAGCGCCGAATGCCACATCTTTGCAAAAACCAAGACGATATGTGACCTGATTGCCGAAAGCAAGTCTCCGATTCTTCAATTCTACCTCAACCGGAATCCTACATCTTCACGGGCTACACCCAATCTATATACTACTCACATCTGAGTGTCACGATCCACCCACGCACAGCAGAAGGAACCGAAAAAAGTGATATCAACCTTGACACCGGACAGAACAACGCCTAGGTTTTATTTTCTGTTGGTTACAACCCTGCAAGAAAAACCTGTGTCAATAAGACAAGTGCACATGCCCACGAAAAACTACATCCTCTCCACGTGCATCTACCCAAACCGGCCGCGCGAATTTCCATCACCATTTCGTCTCACCACAAACGCACCAATGATCAATCCGGGAATTGTCACGGCCGCCATACACGAGACCCTAATCCAGTCTTGGCCGTGAGGAGAAACCTGCAGGAAAGGTAGTACCAGGGCGGACAGGGGACGAAAACGCATGGGGTAAGGGTGCAGCATCGGTAGAGGAACTGAGTTAGTCGGTAGTTTATCTAGGCAGGTGCATAAATGAGTGGATTTTAATTTGTAGGTTTTTAATCTGTTGCGTGGGGATAAGATGCACGTGTGTCGTTGATACGACgttggggtctggtctgtgttCGCGGGGAGTTATATGAAGCGGTGATGGTTGTAATATTTTGGAAAGCCGGTTTCGTTAGGAGGGGAAAGTCAGAAGgggtttttctttttttcgGAAAGTATTTTTTTGTtgagccaacattggaagTGTCTTGTTTCTGGTGATGTGGTTTGCCCCTGGTGTACACGTGCACCTGCATATTGTATTACACAACATATGTTGAGGTCTGAATGCATAGGACGTTCCGTTCCTTGTCATTTTTGAATCGTGCTTAAACGAGTCAAACTTTTACTCATGGCAGAGTAAACTGCTTTGTTTTGGTCTCCTGACGTCGGGGACCGAGAAGGCTAGTAGGGATGGCCAACCTATGGCACGATGGTCCACATGCCCGACGGCGGTCGAAGCGTGTCTTCATAGGTGTTGGGTTGATGGTAATTGCCTGTTTTGCTTTATTCTTTGTGGTTCTCTTGAGGCAATCAGGTGTTTTGCTGGAACCAAATGCGTGGTTATCTGCAACATTAGGTTTTGGTGCCTCGAAGTCGGAACATCTCGACGATGCGTTTGCTTTACATCCGGAGGAACACATCTTTCGGGCGCCGCGAACAATTCAATTACACTGGAATGTTAcgaaagaaaagcaaagacCAGACGGGGTGCTCAAAGAGGTTTACCTTATCAATGGTAAACTCATCAGTTGGCATAGTTCTGTTGCTTTCTAGCTAACTCCCCACAGGTCAATTTCCAGGGCCAACGATAGAAGCAAGATCGGGAGACACCATCAAAGTTACAGTTGTCAATGGAATCGCAAACGATACCGACAGTGGCCTTGCCATTCACTGGCACGGCATGATCATGAAAGGTAAGCCAGATTGTCCACCCACCTACTACACCCATCAATCTAACCCTCATAGGCTTCAACGAAATGGACGGAGTTGTAGGCATAACCCAATGCACAATCGACTCAGGCGCAACATTCACCTACATGTTTACCATTCACAAAGAGCAGCACGGCACATTTTGGTACCACGCACACTCTGCCGTCAAACGAGCAGATGGCTTATACGGCGGCCTCGTAGTGCACAAGCCAGTGGACGGCAAAAACGCTCAGCCCGACTCATCCATATATGAATACGACAGTGAGAAATTGTTGCTCATCGGCGACTGGTATCATTCAACTGCGGACGTAGTATTAGCTAGATACAAAAGCTTTCGAAACTATGCCTACGAGGTCAGTCATCTCCCATTTTCTGCCTGGGACGTCTATCTAATTGAGCCAAAATCACAGCCTGCGCCAGATTCCTTGTTAATCAATGGAGTCGGCTCTTATAACTGCACCAATGCACGTCCAGGACGACCGGTGGACTGCAAAGAGACAGACGCACCCACGTTTCATGTTTCTGGTGACAAGGCGGTTAGATTGCGGGTGGTTAATACAGGAGCATCAGCTGGCTATTCGTTGGAACTTGAGAAGGCAAGCTTACGACTCATCACCGTGGATGGCGGTAGCACCGTGTCAAACTCTACGCCTCAGACTTCAGCAATTGGTATTCTTTATCCCGGTCAACGGATGGATCTGCTATTGCTTCCGGAGGGAGCTTCCAAGACTAGAAGGCAATCGACTAATGCCATTATCAGGGTTATACTTGATCTAGAGTAAGCAGCTCACTCTATCACTTTATATATCTGTCGCCTAGCTAACCCAGTAGACTCATGCCAATGATGAATCCGGCCCTCACCCGAATACAATCATTCCCGTTACAGTGGACGCACTCCTCAACAGAGCATAAGCGAAGCAAAGCCCGTGACAAAGTCAAAATCTACAACATGGCAAAAGCTGAAGGGTCCATCATCCCCGAAACCTCACCTCTTCACAAACAACCCGCCGAAACAGCCCTCCTCTACACAAGCCTCGGCATCAATTCCTACAAAAACGACGAACCATGGGGCGAGCTCAACCGCACGTCATGGGTGTGGAAAGATCCCAAAGCCAAGCCCCTTCTGGCCATGGACAAAAAGACATGGGAAACGGGCACAGAGCAGGCAAACCATCTTCGAACCTTTCGTGTGCCGCGATATGAAGCCGGTGAGGACCGGTGGCTAGACTTGGTGGTGAATAATATTGATGACAAGGGACATCCGTTTCACTTGGTATGTTTGACGTACTGAATACATGTGTGGATACTGACTTGAGAAGCATGGCTACGAGTTCTACGTGATTACCTCACAGCAAGACGAGTTGGGAAGGGCGTATAATCCGTTTGAAGGGGAACTGGACGCCAAGCTAGTGAATACGAAAACGGCCCTGAAGAGAGATACCGTGTATATCAAGCGACGAGGGTATGTGGTCTTGCGATTTCCGCTGCATAATGCTGGATTGTGGCTCATGCATTGTCATGTGCTTTGGCACCAGGCCGTGGGGATGGGCGTGGTGTTGcaggttggtgatgtgtcGGGGGAGACGGCGCGGAAGGCTATGCAGTCTTGTTCGTAGGAATGGAATGTATGTATTGATAATGAGGAATGAATTTGTGTAGATATACTGAATTTGAGGGAAATTGACTTGGCTTTGAGGTCAATAGCGCATTTCAACCAAGTACGAGCACGGCACTCTGTCAGAGATGGACTCAGCCCATAAGCAGCTAAGTTGACTATTTACATAGCAGAAAATAGTCATGTTTCAGGCAAACTGACAACATGCACATTACTGGCAATTTGCACGTAATTATTAAGTCGCAAGTTTGTCGATTCGTGTTTCTAATAGCAGATAGGTCTGTACATGGACAAAGAGTATACTTTCGACCTTGCTCATATATTCATTCAATCCAATACTGGTTAATTTGCTCGTGATCGGCCACCTGTGTGTTACAGATTAACGCAAATACGTCTACTTTGAAACAGACGCAACAGATTGTCGATATATCTTCTGGGCATCATTCCGCGCCAGTGGCCACAAGTCAGCCAGATGCTGAGTCtgcagcagaagcaaagGGCCAAGATCATCCCACAACAAACTCCCCAGAATACGGAGCCACCCTTCATACCCAGGCGACTCGACATCACGATCCGGATCCTCGTTGCTCGGGTCGTATCTCACATCAATGGCCAGGACGTGACCCGGCTGCTCGGGCTTAGACTCAAGGTATGAGTCGATGACTGCTTTATCcgcgacgaggaagatgtcgtTGTGGAAATTTTCCATATGTTCTGCATTAGCTGGCTCAAAGTCCCTGTCCAAACATTAGCAACGGGTCACTTAACCAGACAGAAGATTGATTCACCTTCTCAAAGCAGCAACGTCACTTTCTTTTGCATCTCTCCACTCCACTTTGGAGAGTCTcttgatgtcgtcaacgCCTTGAAGTTCCGAGCCCCAGTTCGAAATATCCTGATCAAATTTCTTCTTGAACTCCTCCCATTCCTCATCGCTGTGATCATAGCATGTACGATACGCGATAAATCCCCATGATAAACCACCGTGGTAACCAATGATCCGATTTGCATACGTCACCCAGAGTTCTGTCCCGATCGACGATTCTTCTCCCCGAAGTTCAGCTCTAGTTCGCGCTTGAGCCCGGATCTGGC
It contains:
- a CDS encoding ferro-O2-oxidoreductase (similar to Cordyceps militaris CM01 XP_006673523.1), producing MANLWHDGPHARRRSKRVFIGVGLMVIACFALFFVVLLRQSGVLLEPNAWLSATLGFGASKSEHLDDAFALHPEEHIFRAPRTIQLHWNVTKEKQRPDGVLKEVYLINGQFPGPTIEARSGDTIKVTVVNGIANDTDSGLAIHWHGMIMKGFNEMDGVVGITQCTIDSGATFTYMFTIHKEQHGTFWYHAHSAVKRADGLYGGLVVHKPVDGKNAQPDSSIYEYDSEKLLLIGDWYHSTADVVLARYKSFRNYAYEVSHLPFSAWDVYLIEPKSQPAPDSLLINGVGSYNCTNARPGRPVDCKETDAPTFHVSGDKAVRLRVVNTGASAGYSLELEKASLRLITVDGGSTVSNSTPQTSAIGILYPGQRMDLLLLPEGASKTRRQSTNAIIRVILDLELMPMMNPALTRIQSFPLQWTHSSTEHKRSKARDKVKIYNMAKAEGSIIPETSPLHKQPAETALLYTSLGINSYKNDEPWGELNRTSWVWKDPKAKPLLAMDKKTWETGTEQANHLRTFRVPRYEAGEDRWLDLVVNNIDDKGHPFHLHGYEFYVITSQQDELGRAYNPFEGELDAKLVNTKTALKRDTVYIKRRGYVVLRFPLHNAGLWLMHCHVLWHQAVGMGVVLQVGDVSGETARKAMQSCS